The nucleotide sequence AATCGTGGTCCTCCGGTGCGTGCCAGTTCGGTTTCACCGCTCCGCAAGATGTACAGCACGATATCGCGCTGGCCAACTTTTACGCCGCCGCGAACCGTCTTAGTAAACTCACGATGCGACCGTAGCCGATTTGCTGGCGGCAGCACCTCGCAGCCACTCGCGAATCTGTGTTACACCGCTAGCTCTGCGCGCCCCTTGCGGCGGCGAGCTGAAATAATGGAACGGCCAGCACGCGTACGCATCCGGAGTCGGAAGCCGTGAACACGCGCGCGACGCCGGTTATTCGGCTGGAACGTCCGCTTGCCCTTCGCCACGGTCAACACTCCTCATAATCATGATTGCATCGAAAGATGCATCTACTCTTGTAACGTTTGGTGACTGCACGAGAGTACTCACCCCAGCACGTGGGGTCAAACTGAGTGCACACTGACATACCCGCGCAAGCACCACGTACGTCAGACCGTCGCCGCAATCATGCGCCTTGCGGGTGCTGAACTGCAACTATCTCCAAAACGTTGCAA is from Hoyosella subflava DQS3-9A1 and encodes:
- the rpmH gene encoding 50S ribosomal protein L34; its protein translation is MAKGKRTFQPNNRRRARVHGFRLRMRTRAGRSIISARRRKGRAELAV